The Bacillus cereus G9842 nucleotide sequence TGAATTGTATAAAAAAAGCTCCATTTCACATGAAGTCCTTCTGATTTGATATTTATAAATAGGGTAGTAGAAAAGAGGGGTTAATGAAACAAACACGAATAGCCCTCTACTTTCGGTTTTTTCAAAAATAGAGAGCTTTTTATTCTTATTTTGTTTCCATTGCGGTTAGCACCTGATCTGCAGTTGTTATGGATACGCCAGCACGTATTAAGCGTTCAAAGGTACGCATAAACTCTAGTAAATTAAACTGTTTTGGTAGCTCAATTACACGCAGCTGCTCTTGGGGTAGTTTATCAATGGATTCGATAAACCACTCACGTACATCACTTGGAATTGTGCGTTCTTTATGGCCACGAACTTTTAGTTTTTCACGCATTTCAATTTCTAAAGCGATATATGAATGGAGATTCACTCCCTGATCATATGCATATTTCCTAAATAACGTTTCTTCCTGGTATTTTAGATAATTACGGTGATAAGATTCCTCCGTCACTGGTACCGCAAACTTTTGCTTTAGTAGTGCATGCACATTTCTGAACATCCTCTTAATATTGTGTAGAGAGTACATAGAATAATGTAAACCGAAATTAAAGACAGCTTGCTCACGGTCACTATTTCTCTCTTTTGGTATATGTTGTGCAATAAGAGGGTAGATACCTTCTTTCGCTGCAGTATCAAGGATTTGATATTGAGATGTTTGATGTAATAGTTTTTTCAATGTATATACAATTTTCTTTGGATATCCTTCTTTTCGATCAACCATGTCACGAAGCCCGCGAATTACACTACGGATTTGACGATGACAAGTATACTTTAATACGTGAATGAACTTATTCATGTCTGCAGACAGTTCACCGATATTCATCTCTTGTAGAACTGCTTCAATAAATTTCGCTTTACGAGAATAGGTAGCTTTTGGTGTAAATGGATTCCTGTGTTGTTCTTCTCCAGCTTCTTTAGTACATAAGAAGTCTGGATGGATAGATAGATATAGTGTTGTATATCGTTTTGTATGTTTTACACCTTTTTGCATTTTACAAATCTTGAATAGGGGATTCCCTGTACATGGTAATGCAGTTGTTAATTCATCGATAACCGCACGGATTTGATGCGGATATTTTTTATGTAAGAAACGATACATTCCGCCAAAGTGAGTTTTGTTTCCTCTTTCGTCCTGCTTGTCCAATGAACGCTTTAACGTTGTTTCAGTATGTTGTTGCATAGCAATGTCTAAGAATAGTTTCTTAGCTGCTACAGATAGCTTAAAGAAAGCCTTTGTATATACAACAGGACTAATGTATACGTATGGATTTGCCTTTTCTGTTTCCTCATTCATAAAGTGAGTGAGTTTAATTGTATATCGGCCATCTATGCCATTTTCGATAGAGATTATGTTATGTATGCTTAACTTCTTAAGAGCGATATAGAATTGAGAATGCTGAATGTATGCAAGCTCTTCTTTATATTGCTTGTAATCTTCCCACATCATATGTATTGTTACATTTGGAATGACGCCGTTTGTATAGCATATCTTATGGAGGTATAAGAATACTTCAAGATCAGCATTCGTAATACCGTATAATTTATGTTTTCGTCCTGTTTTTTCTGCCAGTGTAGACATTATTGTGCGACGTGAAAAAGATGGCTTGGCTTTTTCGACAAAGCCTTCTACATCAGCAATACGTTCTTCGTATGTCATGTGCTGCAGAATATCTTCTAAATATGTATCTTTATAGCTGTAGTACCTCTCTTCAAATGTTTCCACAAGCTTTTGCCAAGATTTTAGTGTTACTAACACAGCATTGGTTGTTTCCCCATTTAAGCTACGTTGATTTTGTATTACAAATGATTTCCCCATCTTTTTCACCTCCGTTCTGCAAATTCAGAAATATATGTCAAAATACTATAAAATATACCAATTTTGATTATAGCAAAACGAATTTTGTAAAAATGCGCCCTTTAAGAGAAATTGTATAAAGGGGAAACACATGCTCAACCCTTGAACCACAAGGCTTCAAAAAAAAAAATAAAAAAACTTATATGCAATTTTTGTGAAAATGTGTTCCCTGTTTCAATGATAAGGGAAACATACAAAATTACTATAAACCTTGATATAATCATATTTCTTCAGTTGTTGTTCTTCAGATACACGCATGACTTGAGAAAAATGTTTCCTGTTTTTCGTGTTTTTACGCGCGTGACTTGGGAAAAAAGTAAAACGTATTTATAAAAAAAAAAACTTATAAACGATATAATCACTGATATAAAGGGGTTTTCGGTATGGATATCTAATAGATTGCACGCATGACTTGGGAAAAGTGTTTCCTTTTTACAGTTATAAGAAAGAAATTGTTTCCCAAAAGAAGTGCAGTTTATTGTAGGTGTTTCCTCTTTTTTTCGTTATGCGCGTAACTTGGGAAAAATGTTTCCGCTCAAAAAAAGAAGAAACAATACAAAATTGAATCTAAAATATCAGTAAGATATGATTAAATATACTGGGAAAAAAGTAAAACGATAATTTTGATATGGATTTTATATAGTGGACATGTGTAGGGGGATTAATAATGGAATACAAGACAGAGCAGATTATACATAAATTAATAGATAATGGTATATTTTTTCGAGTTAACAAAGATGTACTAGCACGTCATTTTTTAAATGATGTTCTTAAAACTAATGTATTTGAATTAAAAATAGAAGAAGTCTCTGAAATGATTTGTGAGAAATATGGTTATGAATTAGAAGAATTAGCGCATGAAGAAGTTTATCAATTTGTAGCACATGAAATAATGGGAATTAAAGAGAATATGGAGCCTTATGCACGTTTTAATCATGAGGTATATCTTGTTATGGAAGACCTAAACAAAATCAAGTATTTGATTCAAGAATATGAATTAAAGCAGCAAGTTAAAGGTATTGATAGATATGAAAAGAAAAAATATCAATACTTAGTTGAAAAGCTCCATAATGCGAAAAATGAGATATGTGAATATATGACAGGTGAAATCAAATCATGTATATATAAAGAAGTCAAAGATTGGAGTAAACCAAATGGATTTCCTAGTTCCGGTAGTTTTAATCAAATGTTACCATCTCGATATTCTTTTAGAGGTAGGGAAGTAGAATATGAAATGTCGGTGTTTGATGGGTTGAATTATAAATTTAAACTTATGACTTTGAAGGAACGTAATGAGTTGAAAAGTCTACACAATACTAATAAAATTGATTTTAATGCACTTGTAAATAGATACATAAAAAAACATGAAATTTACAATAAAATACTATCTCTTATAAAGGAAAATCATGTGCTTAATAAGAGAGAAATGCTTAAACAAGCAATAGAAATTTATAAAACAGGAAACATGGAATTATTTTGTCAAATTATACCGCTTCAAATTGAAGGGATAATATATGATTATTGTATTGAGCTAGGAGTATCTTCATCTATTATAGAACGGACCTCTTTGGATAAAAAAATAGAAGAAATAGTTAAAAAAGATAGATCGTTCAAATGCCATGAATACTTTAAGTATGATTTTATTGAGTTAAGAAATACAGCTGCGCATGGAAGGTTAAACGATAATGTTAATTTCGAAGATACTGCTAATCTGTTAATTTTAGATTTAATGTATTTATGTGAGGCTTTAAATACAACTAGTGCGCTAGCGGTTAATAGAATGAGAAGGCTTGTAAAGAGCATTGAAGAAGCTTTTAATAACGAGTGCTTATCTGTAAACGAGTTAGTATTCTCGTTTATAGTAAAGTACAGAGATAAGTCCCTTCCATCTTTTTATGAGAAGGAAAATGTAATACAAGAGATAATAAAATATGCTAAGAGCGACAAATTTTTGGATTATATTTATATTCACATAATGGAACCTTCGTTAGTATCAGGATATTCACAGAAACAAAATCAAGAAATTGAAAAAGTTATAGTATATTTAATGAGTTTAAATGATGTTAAAAAACAATATGTCGATTTATTAAAATTATTAGCAAATAATTCAAATGTAAGATAGTACATGAATATATACATTTGCGCACCATATTAGGTGAATTGGAGGGGAATATGGACCAATTAAAACAATTGTTTCAAAATACTTTATTAGCAGCATATCCGCTATTTCAAAATATAGAAAATAATGAACGAATCTTTAATAAATGGAGAGGTCTTTGTACGTTAATTAATAGTGATATTAGTTATATAGAGGATCCTATGTATACTTCGTTCTCATTTAAAACATTTGCAAATTGGATATCATATAAGGAATCTCAAGGCGTTGGTATAATGGAAATTGTTGCACAGGTAGAAAGATACCGACCTGAAGTATTTGAATTGCTCGCTAATGATATTGAAAAAGAATTTGAAATTCTTTTAGTAAAACAAAAACATGAAAATCAACATTCAGTGGAGCAGCAGAACTTCATCGAACATAGTAGTGCGGGTTTTATGTACCATTTAACTGATACAATTGCAAAAAATAATTTTACAGAAGACAAGGAGTTAAATGCACATATTGCTGAGTTGCCGGATAAGAATAACAGTCTAGTACTTGTATCATCTCGCTTTAATGATGGAGACATGAAATTAAGAGGTGCAGGGGAATTAAATAGATGGAATACATTAGTTGATTCTACTTTTGTTGACCGAGTAATGGATGACCTAACTGCAGATTGTTTAGATATTGTAACTGAGATCTGGGTAAAGTCCGCAAATATAGAAAATAGCTCAGTACATATAGGTTATGAAGAAATATTAGAAATGTGTAATATGAAGCAGGTGAAAAATGGTAGGTCTTATTATCGAAAAGAGGACCGTTTAAAGATTATGGAGCGATTAGCTGCACTTGCAACAATTTTTATATATGTAAACGAAGATAATGAAATTGTTATATTAAATGATGATGAGAATCCTAGTGAGTCACTTGCTTATAAAAAACAACGTGTCCGAAGATTATTTGTGATGGATGAAGTTGTATTTGCTAAGGATATTGAAACCGATGAAATGTTAGGTATCGAAAGTATGAATGTCGCACCAGGAACATTTTTATCTAAGTATTTATTTGGATCGGAAAAATTGACTGGTTTGCTATCGAAAAAGGCTCTTGAATACAATAGTAAACAGCAGCGATATCATAAGAGGCTGACAAGGTATTTAAGTTGGAGATGGCGAATTCAGCAAGCTTATCAGCATTTAGTACATCCATATTCAATCGGTGGTCCAAAAGGCCTTATAACTGTTATGGGTGTAAGCATGAATCAAAATCCTGCAAGAATAAGAAATGTATTCGAAAAGACGCTTGATGATTTAATGCGTGATGAAGTAATAAAGGAATGGCAATACCAAACACCGATTGATGAGGAGAAATGTTCTGGGCGTAACTGGCTTGTAGATTATTGGCTAAACCTAAAAGTAACAATTACACCCACTGATGAGTTAGTAACGTTACAGCAAGAGCTTTTACAAAAGAAGAAAATTGCTCCTAAAAATAATTTGTTAACTACATTGGTAAAAGAGCCAGAGTTAGAGGTGCTTAGTATGGAAACTGAAGAAATTCTTGCACCTCAAATGAACCTGCAACAGACAAATAAAGATATTGATTGGTATCAGCAGAAAATTATCCATTACAAAGAAGAAAATAAATGTAGTTTAAGGGATATCGCAAAAGAAATAGAGATATCACCGTCTAATCTTTCAAAACTATTAACAGGTAAACGTAAAAGATTAAGCGATGAAACAAAGAATAAATTGGATAAATGGATTGAGAGA carries:
- a CDS encoding helix-turn-helix domain-containing protein is translated as MDQLKQLFQNTLLAAYPLFQNIENNERIFNKWRGLCTLINSDISYIEDPMYTSFSFKTFANWISYKESQGVGIMEIVAQVERYRPEVFELLANDIEKEFEILLVKQKHENQHSVEQQNFIEHSSAGFMYHLTDTIAKNNFTEDKELNAHIAELPDKNNSLVLVSSRFNDGDMKLRGAGELNRWNTLVDSTFVDRVMDDLTADCLDIVTEIWVKSANIENSSVHIGYEEILEMCNMKQVKNGRSYYRKEDRLKIMERLAALATIFIYVNEDNEIVILNDDENPSESLAYKKQRVRRLFVMDEVVFAKDIETDEMLGIESMNVAPGTFLSKYLFGSEKLTGLLSKKALEYNSKQQRYHKRLTRYLSWRWRIQQAYQHLVHPYSIGGPKGLITVMGVSMNQNPARIRNVFEKTLDDLMRDEVIKEWQYQTPIDEEKCSGRNWLVDYWLNLKVTITPTDELVTLQQELLQKKKIAPKNNLLTTLVKEPELEVLSMETEEILAPQMNLQQTNKDIDWYQQKIIHYKEENKCSLRDIAKEIEISPSNLSKLLTGKRKRLSDETKNKLDKWIERQEVVNLL